One stretch of Rhodoferax lithotrophicus DNA includes these proteins:
- a CDS encoding EAL domain-containing protein, protein MAQAVSPVHIGVLSFQSKADTLAQWLPTAMALAHWVPETQFEIVPLTYEELDAAVQEDRLDFVLTNPEHYVVLRNKHMLRPMVTINQRVGDQVVDHFGSVIFTPAKSNIHTLEQVRGKRVAAVGVNSLGGFLMAADVFRDNQLILNNSRDVQLSFLGVPHERVVLAVLAGQADVGIVRTGVLEQMMAAAKLDLTQLRVLNLQPADRFPQLLSTALYAEWPWAAMPHTPPALTKAVLVGLLQIQADSEAARAGRYQSFSIPASYSQVEDLMRRLQVYPGQDQMHTWQDVWWRYKHWIEVLGALLLSFGLLMLAHLWRSNQRLKELTHLNREAQTSLELTAAAFNSQVGLIVTDGLTRIQRANPAMTSILGFAEADLVGQVTVVLRGATVLHGTMRKMWEVVQSHGRWQGELMCRHRSGSDVPCMVSISTIRNPATGLTGFVGSFADISAQKKSADDIRQLAYFDPLTALPNRRMFLERLQTTLESALLEGTLAGVMFIDLDHFKNLNDAHGHSVGDQLLKLMSGRLRLLIGPNDLAARLGGDEFVVMMSGLSTSEEQALSQVMEMAERIHHALLDPFELDTHNETGLYAQALHYTCSGSIGVALFGLIDEPLTEVLKRADVAMYKSKQDGRNLIRQYDPQAQKVLNARMALSNDLNLALRDGQLKLLYQLQVDAENQARGAECLMRWHHPQHGQVSPVEFIPLAEDSGAIVAMGDWVVRLACETLARWAQVPQLSHLTLSVNVSPRQFTETDFVARISHILQDTGASPHLLRLEVTEGIVMQDKHEVIAKMRELCALGLSFSIDDFGTGYSSLSYIQTLPLAELKIDKAFVNELTTSERAQAIVKAIIAIGHSMGITLVSEGVETQAQKDQLLALGCTLLQGYLITRPIECAALEDLVISRHSSPMMYSLI, encoded by the coding sequence GTGGCACAGGCTGTTTCGCCTGTGCACATTGGTGTACTGTCGTTTCAAAGCAAGGCAGACACACTGGCCCAGTGGTTGCCGACCGCGATGGCGTTGGCACACTGGGTGCCAGAAACACAGTTTGAAATCGTGCCGCTGACTTATGAAGAGCTGGATGCGGCGGTTCAGGAGGATCGGCTCGACTTTGTGCTGACCAACCCTGAGCATTATGTGGTGCTGCGCAACAAGCACATGCTGCGCCCAATGGTCACCATCAACCAGCGGGTGGGTGATCAGGTGGTGGATCACTTTGGCAGCGTCATTTTTACCCCTGCCAAAAGCAATATTCACACCCTGGAACAGGTGCGTGGCAAACGTGTTGCGGCTGTTGGGGTGAATTCACTCGGTGGCTTTTTGATGGCGGCGGACGTGTTTCGTGACAACCAGCTCATCTTGAACAACTCCCGTGATGTGCAGTTAAGTTTTTTAGGTGTGCCGCACGAACGTGTGGTGCTGGCGGTGCTGGCTGGCCAGGCCGATGTCGGGATTGTCCGCACGGGAGTGCTGGAGCAAATGATGGCTGCGGCCAAGCTGGATTTGACGCAACTGCGTGTACTCAATCTTCAGCCTGCAGATCGGTTTCCCCAATTGCTGTCAACGGCCCTGTACGCCGAGTGGCCCTGGGCAGCCATGCCCCACACGCCACCAGCATTGACCAAGGCCGTGTTGGTGGGGTTGCTGCAAATCCAGGCAGACTCCGAGGCGGCTCGTGCTGGGCGCTACCAGAGCTTTTCAATCCCCGCAAGTTATTCACAGGTCGAAGATTTGATGCGACGCCTGCAGGTGTATCCAGGACAAGACCAGATGCACACTTGGCAGGATGTATGGTGGCGTTATAAGCACTGGATTGAGGTGTTGGGCGCTTTGCTGTTGTCTTTTGGGCTGCTCATGTTGGCCCATTTGTGGCGCAGCAACCAGCGCCTGAAAGAGCTCACCCACCTGAACCGGGAGGCACAAACTTCGCTGGAGCTCACTGCTGCGGCCTTTAATAGCCAGGTGGGGTTGATCGTCACGGACGGGCTCACGCGTATCCAGCGCGCCAACCCGGCCATGACCAGTATTTTGGGCTTTGCCGAGGCTGATCTGGTGGGGCAGGTCACTGTGGTGTTGCGTGGTGCAACCGTGTTACACGGCACCATGCGCAAGATGTGGGAAGTCGTGCAGTCGCATGGTCGTTGGCAGGGTGAGTTGATGTGCCGTCATCGCAGTGGCTCGGACGTGCCTTGTATGGTGAGTATTTCCACCATTCGCAATCCTGCAACAGGCCTGACCGGTTTTGTGGGCTCGTTTGCAGATATCTCGGCGCAAAAGAAGTCAGCCGACGATATTCGCCAGCTTGCCTACTTTGATCCCCTCACGGCTTTACCCAATCGGCGAATGTTTCTTGAGCGTTTGCAGACTACGCTGGAGTCTGCGCTGCTAGAGGGTACGTTGGCCGGTGTGATGTTTATTGATCTGGATCATTTCAAAAACCTCAATGATGCCCATGGCCATTCGGTGGGAGACCAATTGCTCAAGCTCATGTCGGGTCGCCTGCGCTTGCTGATTGGTCCCAATGACCTGGCTGCTCGTCTGGGCGGGGATGAGTTTGTGGTGATGATGTCGGGCCTGAGTACCAGTGAAGAACAGGCCTTAAGCCAAGTGATGGAGATGGCCGAACGTATTCATCACGCCTTGCTGGATCCTTTTGAACTCGATACCCACAATGAAACGGGTTTGTATGCCCAAGCCTTGCACTACACCTGCAGCGGCAGCATTGGGGTGGCCTTGTTTGGTTTGATTGATGAACCGCTGACGGAAGTTCTTAAGCGTGCGGATGTGGCCATGTACAAGTCCAAGCAGGATGGCCGCAATCTGATTCGCCAGTATGACCCGCAGGCCCAGAAAGTTCTCAACGCACGCATGGCCCTGAGCAACGATCTGAATCTGGCCCTGCGTGATGGCCAGCTCAAACTGCTCTACCAATTACAAGTGGATGCGGAAAACCAGGCCAGAGGGGCGGAGTGCCTGATGCGTTGGCATCATCCGCAGCATGGTCAGGTATCACCCGTGGAATTTATTCCGCTGGCTGAAGACTCCGGGGCCATTGTGGCCATGGGGGACTGGGTAGTTCGTCTGGCTTGCGAAACCCTGGCGCGCTGGGCTCAAGTGCCACAACTGAGTCACTTGACCCTGAGTGTGAACGTGAGCCCGCGCCAGTTCACCGAGACTGATTTTGTGGCGCGTATATCCCACATCCTGCAGGATACGGGCGCTTCACCGCATCTGTTGCGCCTGGAGGTCACCGAAGGCATCGTGATGCAGGACAAGCATGAAGTGATTGCCAAAATGCGTGAGCTTTGTGCACTGGGCTTGAGTTTTTCAATTGATGACTTCGGCACGGGGTATTCATCGTTGTCTTACATCCAAACCCTGCCTCTGGCCGAACTCAAGATTGACAAGGCTTTTGTGAATGAACTCACCACCAGTGAAAGAGCCCAGGCGATTGTGAAAGCCATCATTGCCATCGGGCATAGCATGGGCATCACACTGGTTTCTGAAGGTGTGGAAACACAGGCTCAAAAAGACCAACTGCTGGCGCTGGGGTGTACTTTGCTGCAAGGCTACCTGATCACCCGTCCGATTGAATGTGCTGCCCTGGAGGATCTTGTCATCTCCAGGCACAGTTCCCCCATGATGTATTCGCTGATCTGA
- a CDS encoding MarR family winged helix-turn-helix transcriptional regulator: MPRSNRPTLPTPPSIQVLRRFRVVFNAVRSHFKQIEKQVGLGGAQVWALNAIRDQPGIGLGELAKCMDVHQSTASNLVRGLLQKDLIRMDKGIQDKRHVHLHITPLAQELLTKVPGPFEGVLPAALDDLPTDTLQRLDQDLAELITRLQVDVAAENIPLAQL; encoded by the coding sequence ATGCCGCGTTCCAATAGACCCACGTTACCAACGCCCCCCTCTATCCAGGTGCTGCGCCGCTTTCGGGTGGTATTCAACGCCGTGCGTAGCCATTTCAAGCAAATTGAAAAACAGGTCGGATTGGGGGGCGCACAGGTATGGGCACTGAACGCCATCCGCGACCAGCCAGGTATCGGGCTCGGCGAGCTGGCCAAGTGTATGGACGTGCACCAATCCACTGCCAGCAATCTGGTGCGGGGCTTGCTGCAAAAGGACCTGATCCGCATGGACAAAGGTATTCAGGACAAACGCCATGTGCACTTGCACATCACGCCACTGGCTCAAGAACTGCTGACGAAAGTGCCGGGGCCATTTGAAGGGGTATTACCAGCCGCCCTGGATGACTTGCCCACCGACACCCTGCAGAGGCTTGATCAAGACCTGGCTGAATTGATCACACGGCTTCAAGTAGACGTTGCCGCAGAAAACATTCCACTGGCGCAGTTGTAA
- a CDS encoding chloride channel protein: MHANVNRDEILQAIRSEMVDWRVWAGRILVMAFAALAGLTVVAFTWMTELAFGAFEQVQHRYTWWPLIWTPLCTAAIVWVTRRYVIGTAGSGIPQVMAALDSRVAPTQRGLYVSLKLSLSKMALATWGLLAGLSLGREGPSVQIAAGVMHHARRWLPDKSQVSEHGLLMAGGAAGIAAAFNTPLGGVMFAIEELSRKPEQRSSGLLMAAIVLSGLMAVSVYGNSTYFGVIRVDNLSWGLLLPGLLVSVFCGLTGGLFARLLLVSIKGQSMDRFSQWRQRRPVAFAAACGLAVSVIGLVSQGQTFGSGYAHSRAMLEGHDDPHSLYVLLKFMATWLTAWAGVPGGIFAPALSIGGALGNDVAHLTHYANAPTLMALGMAGFLAAVTQAPLTAFIIVMEMVDGHALVLSLMATTMVASGVSRLLSVPLYGAQAQIQLQRLPKADQA, encoded by the coding sequence ATGCATGCAAACGTTAACCGGGATGAAATTCTCCAAGCCATACGCAGCGAGATGGTGGACTGGCGTGTCTGGGCAGGGCGCATTCTGGTGATGGCCTTTGCCGCCTTGGCAGGGTTGACGGTGGTTGCTTTCACCTGGATGACCGAACTGGCTTTTGGTGCGTTTGAACAGGTGCAGCACCGCTACACCTGGTGGCCGCTGATATGGACACCACTGTGCACCGCGGCCATCGTGTGGGTGACGCGTCGTTATGTCATCGGTACCGCGGGCTCTGGTATTCCGCAAGTCATGGCGGCGCTGGACAGCCGCGTGGCACCCACGCAGCGTGGCCTGTATGTGTCGCTGAAATTGAGCTTGTCCAAAATGGCCCTGGCGACCTGGGGCTTGCTGGCCGGGCTCTCTCTGGGGCGTGAAGGCCCTTCGGTGCAAATTGCCGCCGGGGTCATGCACCATGCACGACGCTGGTTACCTGACAAATCGCAGGTGTCGGAGCATGGCTTGCTGATGGCTGGCGGGGCTGCCGGTATTGCCGCTGCCTTCAATACACCGCTGGGTGGTGTGATGTTTGCCATTGAAGAGCTGTCCCGTAAACCCGAGCAACGCTCTAGTGGCTTGCTGATGGCCGCCATTGTGCTGAGTGGTTTGATGGCCGTGTCGGTCTACGGCAACTCTACTTATTTTGGGGTCATCCGGGTGGACAACCTGAGCTGGGGGCTCTTGCTGCCAGGCTTGCTGGTGTCCGTGTTCTGCGGGCTGACAGGTGGCTTGTTTGCACGGCTGTTACTGGTGTCGATCAAGGGGCAATCCATGGATCGGTTCAGTCAATGGCGTCAGCGTCGTCCGGTGGCATTTGCAGCGGCTTGTGGTCTGGCCGTGTCCGTGATTGGCTTGGTCAGCCAGGGCCAGACCTTTGGTTCAGGTTATGCACACAGCCGTGCCATGCTGGAGGGGCACGATGACCCTCATTCGCTGTATGTGCTGCTGAAGTTCATGGCCACCTGGCTGACCGCCTGGGCGGGTGTGCCGGGCGGCATTTTTGCGCCCGCCCTGTCGATTGGCGGGGCTTTGGGCAATGATGTGGCGCACTTGACGCACTACGCCAATGCCCCCACGCTGATGGCGCTGGGTATGGCCGGGTTTTTGGCGGCCGTCACACAAGCCCCTCTGACGGCCTTCATCATTGTGATGGAAATGGTCGATGGTCACGCTCTGGTACTCAGTCTGATGGCCACGACCATGGTGGCCAGCGGGGTATCGCGCTTGTTGAGTGTGCCGCTGTACGGCGCGCAGGCGCAAATACAGTTGCAGCGCCTTCCCAAAGCCGATCAGGCATAA
- a CDS encoding MFS transporter: MNRHLWLLAICQGLFLTNNVTFIAINGLVGFSLAPLGWMATLPVMGYVVGGAFSTGLVAKTQHRFGRKTSFQMGLWVACLSALLCAYAAWSQNFWLLCSATLVAGYYNANANLYRFAAAELATVGYKEKAVSMVMAGGLIGAVAGPNLAALTRSLTVVPFMGAYLALAGVALLSMVVLAFITFPPAPAKKPHDEGRPLREIMRQPTFMVAAACGALGFGVMNLLMAATPLAMQQCSLPFSDVALVLEWHVIGMFAPGFFTGHLIKRFGVVPIMGIGVLLNAACIAIALSGIDLQQFLIALFLLGVGWNFLFTGSTTLSLQTYTPEEKDRAQGALNFCVFATTALSSFASGVLVTTQGWQLLNAGSLIPVGVAGAALVWLQTRAQTKGKP, encoded by the coding sequence ATGAACCGACACCTCTGGCTACTGGCCATTTGCCAAGGACTCTTCCTGACCAACAACGTGACCTTTATCGCCATCAATGGCCTGGTCGGATTCAGCCTGGCGCCTTTGGGCTGGATGGCGACGCTGCCGGTGATGGGTTATGTGGTGGGCGGGGCATTTTCAACCGGTTTGGTGGCCAAGACGCAGCACCGCTTTGGCCGCAAGACTTCGTTCCAGATGGGCTTGTGGGTGGCTTGTCTGAGTGCCCTGCTGTGCGCCTACGCCGCCTGGAGCCAGAATTTCTGGCTGTTGTGCAGCGCCACCTTGGTCGCCGGGTATTACAACGCCAATGCCAACCTGTACCGCTTTGCCGCAGCCGAACTGGCGACAGTGGGGTACAAGGAAAAAGCGGTGTCGATGGTCATGGCCGGTGGTCTGATAGGGGCCGTGGCAGGCCCCAATCTGGCGGCCCTGACCCGCAGTCTGACCGTTGTGCCGTTCATGGGAGCCTACCTGGCGCTGGCCGGTGTGGCGCTGTTGTCGATGGTGGTGCTGGCGTTCATCACTTTTCCGCCAGCACCTGCCAAAAAGCCGCATGACGAGGGTCGCCCTCTACGCGAAATCATGCGCCAGCCCACCTTCATGGTGGCGGCAGCGTGTGGAGCCCTGGGCTTTGGGGTCATGAATCTGCTGATGGCCGCCACACCGCTGGCCATGCAGCAATGCAGTTTGCCGTTTTCGGATGTAGCACTGGTGCTGGAATGGCATGTGATTGGCATGTTTGCGCCGGGCTTTTTCACCGGCCACCTGATCAAACGCTTCGGCGTAGTGCCCATCATGGGTATAGGCGTGCTGCTGAACGCCGCGTGTATTGCCATTGCGCTATCTGGCATCGACCTGCAGCAGTTTTTGATAGCGCTGTTCTTGCTGGGTGTTGGCTGGAACTTCCTGTTCACCGGCAGCACCACCTTGTCACTGCAAACCTATACGCCAGAGGAGAAGGACCGGGCCCAGGGGGCACTGAATTTCTGCGTGTTTGCGACCACGGCGCTGAGCTCATTCGCCTCCGGCGTGCTGGTCACCACACAAGGCTGGCAGTTGCTCAACGCGGGCTCCTTGATCCCGGTGGGTGTCGCTGGCGCGGCCCTTGTTTGGCTCCAAACCCGCGCCCAAACCAAGGGTAAACCCTAG
- a CDS encoding M14 family zinc carboxypeptidase, translating into MRIIPILVVLFATHFAAAYADEIKVCDGFYAKLPNVSLALCQQAQLQPSGMRSVQGRALMLRDIHPNNAKLRVLVVAAMHGDEFSSASVALHWLALAQAAPEATHWRFIPVLNPDGLLRQPARRMNAHGVDLNRNFPTPNWQLETKNYWEKLTHKDPRRWPGKTPLSEPESKFLHDQMGSFKPDVIVSIHAPYGVLDFDGPVMPPTRLGRLYLDQVGVFPGSLGNYAGVHNAMPVVTVELPSALRTPTDAEMLKMWRDLRTWMKQTRLASR; encoded by the coding sequence ATGCGCATCATCCCCATCTTGGTCGTTCTTTTTGCTACACATTTCGCAGCTGCTTACGCAGATGAAATAAAGGTTTGTGATGGTTTTTATGCCAAACTGCCAAACGTTTCGCTGGCACTTTGCCAGCAAGCGCAGTTGCAACCCAGTGGGATGCGCAGCGTACAGGGTCGAGCCCTGATGCTGCGCGACATTCATCCCAACAACGCCAAATTACGTGTGCTGGTGGTCGCGGCCATGCATGGCGACGAGTTTTCCTCGGCCTCGGTCGCGCTGCACTGGCTGGCGTTGGCGCAAGCCGCGCCCGAGGCCACCCACTGGCGTTTTATTCCGGTGCTGAACCCTGACGGCCTGCTGCGCCAGCCGGCACGGCGCATGAACGCCCATGGGGTGGACTTGAACCGCAACTTTCCCACCCCCAATTGGCAGCTCGAAACCAAAAATTACTGGGAGAAACTCACCCACAAAGACCCGCGCCGCTGGCCCGGCAAAACGCCGTTGAGCGAACCTGAATCAAAGTTCTTGCATGATCAGATGGGTAGCTTCAAGCCCGATGTGATTGTCAGCATCCACGCCCCCTACGGCGTGCTGGACTTTGACGGCCCGGTGATGCCACCAACCAGACTGGGGCGGCTGTACCTGGATCAGGTGGGTGTGTTTCCCGGCTCACTGGGTAACTATGCGGGTGTACACAATGCCATGCCGGTGGTCACCGTCGAGCTCCCCAGTGCCTTGCGTACACCGACCGATGCCGAGATGCTCAAGATGTGGCGCGATTTACGCACCTGGATGAAGCAGACACGGCTGGCAAGCCGATAA
- a CDS encoding flavin reductase family protein codes for MSPLRARAPQFSSPEFRTALGMFATGVTIVTARAQDGQLVGLTANSFNSVSLSPPLVLWSLAQAASTMDAFRQGSHYAINILGADQQALALRFATRGVDRFADVDFVEGACGAPLLAGAVATFECFNRSRYVEGDHVIFVGEVEHCAHRAGASPLLYHGGKFYAEHPL; via the coding sequence ATGTCCCCTTTGCGCGCACGCGCGCCTCAATTTTCCAGTCCCGAATTTCGTACCGCTTTAGGCATGTTTGCCACTGGCGTGACCATCGTGACCGCCCGTGCCCAAGATGGGCAACTGGTGGGTCTGACGGCCAACTCGTTCAACTCGGTGTCACTCTCGCCGCCCCTGGTGTTGTGGAGCCTGGCCCAGGCAGCTTCCACCATGGATGCGTTTCGTCAAGGCAGCCACTACGCCATCAATATCCTCGGGGCCGATCAGCAGGCGCTGGCGTTGCGTTTTGCCACGCGGGGTGTGGACCGGTTTGCCGATGTGGACTTTGTGGAAGGGGCCTGCGGCGCACCGTTGCTGGCCGGTGCGGTGGCCACCTTCGAGTGTTTTAACCGCAGTCGTTATGTGGAAGGTGATCACGTGATTTTTGTCGGCGAAGTGGAGCACTGCGCCCATCGCGCCGGGGCTTCACCGCTGCTTTACCACGGGGGAAAGTTTTATGCCGAACACCCTCTTTAG
- a CDS encoding HD-GYP domain-containing protein, with protein sequence MQSLKLAELMGALSHALDITEGQPEGHCVRCCWIGMHIGQRLGLSNDELWTLYYTLLLKDLGCSSNAARICQLYVTDDLSFKRDFKWVDGSLPQVLRFVLRQTGPQAGLMDRLRALGGILKHGDDIAQELIQTRCTRGADIARQLRFPESVAQGIHALDEHWNGQGRPDHLAGHRIPVNARIALLAQVIDVHHAASGQATALAEVQARRGSWFDPELVDVFLAVCQAPLFWQMLGSTELERTVYAMEPGGHEVRMDEDYLDDITEAFGQVVDAKSPYTAGHSARVGLYTALLGEAMQVPESRRRWLKRGALLHDVGKLGVSNAILDKPGKLDDAEWKAVQRHASYTEAILSRVRIFDELAVVAAAHHERLDGNGYPKRLAGADITLETRIITTADIFDAITAERPYRGAVPVDQTLGIMAENVGTALDANCFAALKHLVARSPELFPG encoded by the coding sequence GTGCAATCGCTGAAACTTGCTGAACTCATGGGCGCGTTGAGTCATGCGCTCGACATCACAGAGGGTCAGCCCGAAGGCCACTGTGTGCGCTGTTGCTGGATTGGCATGCACATCGGTCAACGTCTGGGCTTGTCCAATGACGAGCTGTGGACGTTGTATTACACCCTGCTGCTCAAAGACCTGGGTTGCTCCAGCAATGCCGCGCGGATCTGCCAGCTGTATGTCACGGACGACCTGAGCTTCAAGCGTGACTTCAAATGGGTGGATGGCAGTTTGCCCCAGGTGCTGCGTTTTGTTTTGCGCCAAACCGGACCACAAGCCGGATTGATGGATCGGCTGCGGGCGCTTGGCGGCATTCTGAAACATGGTGACGACATCGCCCAGGAGTTGATCCAGACGCGTTGCACCCGTGGTGCCGACATTGCCCGCCAGTTGCGTTTTCCTGAAAGTGTGGCACAAGGCATCCATGCGCTGGACGAGCACTGGAACGGCCAGGGCCGCCCGGACCATTTGGCGGGCCACCGCATTCCCGTCAACGCCCGTATTGCCTTGCTGGCCCAGGTGATTGATGTGCACCATGCCGCCAGCGGCCAGGCCACCGCCTTGGCCGAAGTGCAGGCGCGCCGTGGCAGCTGGTTTGACCCCGAACTGGTGGATGTGTTTTTGGCGGTCTGCCAAGCACCCTTGTTTTGGCAGATGCTGGGCTCGACCGAGTTGGAGCGCACGGTGTACGCCATGGAGCCAGGGGGCCATGAGGTGCGTATGGACGAGGATTACCTGGATGACATCACCGAGGCCTTTGGCCAGGTGGTGGATGCCAAAAGCCCGTACACCGCTGGCCACAGTGCCCGTGTGGGCTTGTACACCGCGCTGCTGGGTGAAGCCATGCAGGTGCCGGAGTCGCGCCGGCGTTGGCTCAAACGCGGTGCGCTGTTGCACGACGTGGGCAAGCTGGGGGTGAGTAATGCCATTCTGGACAAACCCGGCAAGCTGGATGATGCTGAATGGAAAGCCGTACAACGCCACGCCAGCTATACCGAGGCCATCTTGAGCCGGGTGCGGATTTTTGACGAATTGGCGGTGGTAGCGGCCGCGCACCATGAGCGACTGGACGGCAACGGCTACCCCAAGCGGTTGGCCGGGGCCGACATCACACTGGAAACCCGCATCATCACCACCGCCGACATCTTTGATGCCATCACCGCCGAGCGGCCCTACCGGGGGGCGGTGCCGGTGGACCAAACCCTGGGCATCATGGCCGAAAACGTCGGTACGGCCTTGGATGCCAACTGCTTTGCCGCGTTGAAACACCTGGTGGCGCGCAGTCCTGAGCTGTTTCCTGGTTGA
- the fusA gene encoding elongation factor G codes for MNSKASEHIRSVVLVGHGAVGKTTLAESLLAATGAIPSRGAVEKGNTVCDFDPVEKQLGHSLQSAIVSLQQAGTHIYLIDTPGYPDFAGQALGALAGADTALVVISAQTGIELSTERMFHQAGERGLCRMIVINKIDADNLDLSALVEDIRSRFGPQCLLLDLPTAHGQEVVELLGHDDGASDFASVAVAHRALLDQLIEEDEDLLARYLEDGVEPSGDALHAPFEAALRSGHLIPILFVSAKTGAGLPQLLDVLVKLAPNPAEGNPPAFYKGDVPAAAQAFAAQPDASAHVLAHVFKVVMDPFIGKLGVFKVHQGTLRKDAQLFVGSGKRPFKVAHLYQLQGKDYVEVDALLPGDIGAVAKVDEIEWDAVLHDSHDEDQIHLRPLALPQPMQGLAVQTQRKGDEQRLFEVLHKLELEDPCFKVERHPGTNETVIRGLGDMHLRAKLLRLQQQYKLELATSVPQIAYIETITGQAEGHCRHKKQSGGAGQFGEVMLRVEPLARGAGFEFVDVVKGGAIPGVFMAAVEKGVHQALAEGVVAGFPVHDLRVTVFDGKTHAVDGKEVAFIAAARKATLLAMREARPIVLEPLVNIEVISPESAMGDLTGDLAAKRGHITGSQARAGGTVSISGQMPLAELGDYQGRLKSLTGGQGSYSLVFSHYAPVSPETQQRLASAFKPQLDDE; via the coding sequence ATGAACAGCAAGGCATCCGAACACATTCGCAGCGTCGTCCTGGTCGGCCACGGCGCAGTGGGCAAAACCACTTTGGCAGAAAGTCTGCTGGCCGCTACTGGCGCAATCCCCAGCCGTGGTGCGGTGGAAAAAGGCAACACCGTGTGTGACTTTGACCCGGTGGAAAAACAACTCGGTCACTCGCTGCAATCGGCCATCGTCAGCCTGCAACAGGCCGGCACGCACATCTACCTGATTGACACCCCCGGCTACCCTGACTTTGCCGGCCAGGCCCTGGGGGCCCTGGCCGGGGCCGATACCGCCCTGGTGGTGATCAGCGCCCAAACCGGCATTGAGCTCAGCACCGAGCGTATGTTCCACCAGGCCGGTGAGCGCGGCCTGTGTCGCATGATTGTCATCAACAAGATCGATGCCGACAACCTGGATTTGAGCGCCCTGGTGGAGGACATCCGCAGCCGCTTCGGCCCGCAATGCCTGCTGCTGGATTTGCCCACCGCGCACGGCCAGGAGGTGGTGGAGCTGCTGGGCCATGACGACGGCGCGAGTGACTTTGCCTCGGTGGCGGTGGCGCACCGGGCCTTGCTGGATCAGTTGATCGAAGAAGACGAAGATTTGCTGGCGCGTTACCTGGAAGACGGTGTTGAACCCAGCGGTGACGCGCTGCACGCCCCGTTTGAGGCCGCCCTGCGTAGCGGACATTTGATCCCGATCCTGTTTGTCTCGGCCAAAACCGGCGCGGGCCTGCCCCAGTTGCTGGACGTGCTGGTCAAGCTGGCCCCGAACCCGGCAGAGGGCAACCCGCCCGCGTTTTACAAAGGTGATGTGCCCGCAGCGGCGCAGGCCTTTGCCGCCCAACCCGATGCCAGCGCCCATGTGCTGGCCCATGTGTTCAAGGTGGTGATGGACCCCTTCATCGGCAAACTGGGCGTGTTCAAGGTACACCAGGGCACGCTGCGCAAGGACGCGCAGTTGTTCGTCGGCTCCGGCAAACGCCCGTTCAAGGTGGCGCACCTCTACCAACTGCAAGGCAAAGACTATGTGGAGGTGGACGCGCTGCTGCCCGGCGACATTGGTGCAGTGGCCAAGGTCGATGAGATTGAATGGGATGCGGTGTTACACGACTCGCACGACGAAGATCAGATTCACCTGCGCCCCCTGGCCCTGCCGCAGCCGATGCAAGGCCTGGCGGTGCAAACCCAGCGCAAGGGCGACGAGCAGCGCCTGTTTGAGGTGCTGCACAAACTGGAGCTGGAAGACCCCTGCTTCAAGGTTGAGCGCCATCCCGGCACCAACGAGACGGTGATCCGTGGTCTGGGCGACATGCACCTGCGCGCCAAGCTGCTGCGCCTGCAACAGCAATACAAGCTGGAGCTGGCCACCAGCGTGCCGCAAATTGCCTACATCGAGACCATCACCGGCCAGGCCGAAGGCCATTGCCGCCACAAAAAACAAAGCGGCGGAGCCGGTCAGTTTGGCGAGGTCATGCTGCGCGTGGAGCCGCTGGCGCGCGGTGCGGGTTTTGAGTTTGTCGACGTGGTCAAGGGTGGTGCGATTCCCGGCGTGTTCATGGCGGCGGTGGAAAAAGGCGTGCACCAGGCCCTGGCAGAGGGTGTGGTGGCGGGTTTTCCGGTGCATGACCTGCGCGTCACTGTGTTCGACGGCAAAACCCATGCGGTGGATGGCAAAGAAGTGGCCTTCATTGCGGCGGCACGCAAGGCCACGCTGCTGGCCATGCGCGAGGCCCGGCCGATCGTGCTGGAGCCACTGGTCAACATCGAAGTGATCTCGCCCGAGTCCGCCATGGGTGACCTCACCGGCGATCTGGCGGCCAAGCGCGGCCACATCACCGGCTCACAAGCACGTGCTGGAGGCACGGTCAGCATCAGCGGCCAAATGCCGCTGGCCGAGCTGGGTGACTACCAAGGCCGGCTGAAGTCCCTGACCGGCGGGCAGGGCAGCTACAGCCTGGTGTTTTCGCATTACGCACCGGTCAGCCCCGAGACCCAGCAGCGCCTGGCCAGCGCCTTCAAACCCCAACTGGATGACGAGTGA